One genomic segment of Hippoglossus hippoglossus isolate fHipHip1 chromosome 22, fHipHip1.pri, whole genome shotgun sequence includes these proteins:
- the tnika gene encoding TRAF2 and NCK interacting kinase a isoform X15, which translates to MASDSPARSLDEIDLSALRDPAGIFELVELVGNGTYGQVYKGRHVKTGQLAAIKVMDVTGDEEEEIKAEINMLKKYSHHRNIATYYGAFIKKNPPGVDDQLWLVMEFCGAGSVTDLIKNTKGNSLKEEWTAYICREILRGLTHLHQHKVIHRDIKGQNVLLTENAEVKLVDFGVSAQLDRTVGRRNTFIGTPYWMAPEVIACDENPEATYDFKSDLWSLGITAIEMAEGAPPLCDMHPMRALFLIPRNPAPRLKSKKWSKKFQSFIESCLVKSHGQRPSTEQLLKHPFIRDLPNERQVRIQLKDHIDRTKKKRGERDETEYEYSGSEEEDEERDMGEPSSIINGPGESTLRRDFLRLQLANKERSEAQRRQQMEQQQNEEHKRLLLVERQKRIEEQKEQRRRLEEQQQRERELRKQHEREQRRRYEEMEQLRREEERRHAEREQEYKRKQIEEQRQAERLQRQLHQERAYLVSLQQQQQQQQQEGRQAEKKPLYHYKDVINPADKPAWAKEVEERSKLNRQSSPALQHKVSNRISDPSLPPRSESFSSGGMQPARTPPIHRSVEPQMAHLVPVKTHSSSMSGSQSLQEQTGSVLSEGVSVGSPRPEMPRQNSDPTSDTPGPQLRIAGRDERDRERDRDRDRERDRTAWLREEDMPPKVPQRTTSISPALVRKNSPNGGVGLGPRTGSQLIRASNPDLRRSELSLDAMLQRTSSNSSSSSSPSSQGGSAERRGQTKQEGSPPGANQEAKSKQEEGRESARPSRPADLSALAKELRELRVEEGSRPPVKVTDYSSSSDDSDSSDDDGQTVGHDGTVAVSDIPRIMPPVQSSGESYGGLTEDSLGDAYNSSKDGTLVMREAEERRRGGHTESNGFGNHSNHGNLPDLVQQSNSPSATPTSALQELSDMAEFGVGGSKASFTPFVDPRVYQTSPSDNDDENSATAMFENELMRQEQARLNEARKISVVNVNPTNIRPHSDTPEIRKYKKRFNSEILCAALWGVNLLVGTENGLMLLDRSGQGKVYNLITRRRFLQMDVLEGLNVLVTISGKKNKLRVYYLSWLRNRILHNDPEVEKKQGWITVGELEGCVHYKVVKYERIKFLVIALKNSVEIYAWAPKPYHKFMAFKSFTELQHRPQLVDLTVEEGQRLKVIYGSSVGFHVIDVDSGNPYDIYIPSHIQSQVTPHAIVVLPKTDGMEMLLCYEDEGVYVNTYGRITKDVVLQWGEMPTSVAYIHSNQIMGWGEKAIEIRSVETGHLDGVFMHKRAQRLKFLCERNDKVFFASVRSGGSSQVFFMTLNRSSMMNW; encoded by the exons gGTCGCCATGTTAAGACCGGGCAGCTGGCAGCCATCAAGGTCATGGATGTCACCGGG gatgaggaagaggagattaAAGCGGAAATCAACATGCTGAAGAAATACAGTCACCATCGGAACATTGCCACCTACTATGGAGCGTTCATCAAGAAGAACCCTCCCGGCGTCGATGACCAGCTTTGG CTGGTCATGGAGTTCTGTGGAGCCGGATCCGTGACGGACCTGATCAAGAACACCAAGGGGAATTCTCTGAAAGAGGAGTGGACCGCTTACATCTGCAGAGAGATTCTCAGG GGTCTGACTCATCTCCACCAGCACAAGGTCATCCACCGAGACATCAAGGGGCAGAACGTCCTGCTGACGGAGAACGCAGAGGTCAAACTGG TGGACTTTGGTGTTTCGGCCCAGCTGGACAGGACGGTAGGTCGGAGAAACACATTTATCGGGACCCCGTATTGGATGGCGCCGGAGGTCATCGCTTGCGACGAGAACCCTGAAGCCACGTACGACTTCAAG AGTGATTTATGGTCCCTGGGAATCACGGCAATCGAGATGGCTGAGGGAGCACCAC CGCTGTGCGACATGCACCCAATGAGAGCCCTCTTCCTCATCCCACGCAACCCTGCGCCCAGACTCAAGTCAAAGAAGTG GTCAAAGAAGTTCCAGTCGTTCATAGAGAGCTGTCTGGTGAAGAGCCACGGCCAGAGACCCAGCACGGAGCAGCTGCTCAAGCACCCGTTCATCAGGGACCTGCCCAACGAGCGGCAGGTCCGCATCCAGCTGAAGGACCACATCGACCGCACCAAGAAGAAGAGGGGCGAGAGGG ATGAGACAGAGTACGAGTACAGTGgcagtgaagaggaggacgaagaaAGAGACATGGGTGAACCCAG ctccatcaTCAACGGCCCCGGGGAGTCCACCCTGAGGCGGGACTTCCTGCGCCTCCAGCTGGCCAACAAGGAGCGCTCGGAGGcgcagcggcggcagcagatggagcagcagcagaacgaGGAGCACAAGCGCTTACTGTTGGTCGAGAGACAGAAACGCATcgaggagcagaaggagcagcggcggcggctggAGGAG cagcagcagcgagaaCGCGAGCTGAGGAAACAGCACGAGCGGGAACAGAGGAGGCGCTACGAGGAAATGGAGCAGCTccgcagagaggaggagaggaggcacgCGGAGAGAGAACAG GAGTACAAGCGTAAGCAGATAGAGGAGCAGCGGCAGGCGGAGCGGCTCCAGAGGCAGCTCCATCAGGAGCGAGCCTACTtggtgtctctgcagcagcagcagcagcagcagcagcaggagggaagGCAAGCAGAGAAGAAACCGCTCTACCACTACAAAGATGTCATCAATCCTGCAGACAAGCCTGCCTGGGCTAAAGAG GTGGAGGAGCGATCTAAGCTGAACCGACAGAGCTCGCCAGCACTGCAGCACAAAGTGTCCAACCGCATCTCcgacccctccctccctccccgctCCGAGTCCTTCAGCAGCGGGGGCATGCAGCCCGCCCGCACCCCACCCATCCACCGCTCCGTCGAaccacag ATGGCTCACCTGGTTCCAGTGAAGACCCACTCCAGCTCCATGTCCGGCTCTCAGTCTCTGCAGGAACAGACGGGTTCGGTTCTGAGCGAGGGCGTCAGCGTGGGGTCCCCCAGGCCCGAGATGCCCCGGCAGAACTCGGACCCCACCTCCGACACCCCGGGACCACAGCTGCGCATCGCCGGCAGGGACGAACGCGATCGGGAACGAGACAGAGACCGGGATCGAGAGCGGGACAGGACTGCGTggctgagagaggaggacatgCCGCCAAAG gtccCCCAGAGAACCACTTCCATCTCCCCAGCCCTGGTCAGGAAGAACTCCCCGAACGGAGGAGTGGGTCTGGGCCCTCGCACAGGTTCTCAGCTCATACGGGCCAG TAACCCAGACCTGCGGCGCTCTGAGCTCTCTCTGGACGCCATGCTGCAAAGAACCTCCTCCAACtcgtcgtcttcctcctccccttcatcTCAGGGAGGCTCAGCCGAGAGGAGAG GTCAAACCAAGCAGGAAGGATCCCCTCCAGGAGCCAATCAGGAGGCGAAGTCCAAACAGGAGGAGGGCCGCGAATCAGCCAGACCCAGCAGACCTGCA GACCTGAGTGCATTGGCAAAGGAGCTCAGAGAGCTGAGGGTGGAGGAGGGCAGCAGACCTCCAGTCAAG GTGACGGACTACTCGTCTTCGAGTGATGATTCAGACAGCAGCGATGACGACGGGCAGACAGTGGGGCATGATGGGACAGTGGCTGTTAGCGACATCCCCCGCATCAT gcCACCGGTGCAGAGTAGTGGTGAGTCGTATGGAGGGCTGACAGAGGACTCTCTGGGAGATGCCTATAATAGCTCCAAGGACGGCACTCTAGTGATGAGAGAG gccgaggagaggagacgaggcgGCCACACTGAGAGCAACGGGTTTGGGAATCACAGTAACCATGGTAACCTGCCTGACCTTGTCCAGCAGAGCAACTCTCCGTCAGCCACGCCCACCTCCGCCCTGCAGGAGCTGAGCGACATGGCCGAG tttggtGTGGGCGGGTCCAAAGCCTCTTTTACCCCATTCGTCGATCCTCGTGTCTATCAAACATCCCCAAGCGACAATGACGATGAGAACTCAGCGACAG CCATGTTTGAAAACGAGCTGATGAGGCAGGAGCAGGCTCGACTAAACGAAGCCAGAAAGATCTCCGTGGTCAACGTCAACCCCACAAATATCAGGCCGCACAGCGACACGCCTGAGATCCGCAAATACAAGAAGCGCTTCAACTCTGAGATCCTGTGTGCTGCGCTCTGGG gtgtgaacCTGCTGGTGGGGACAGAGAATGGTCTGATGCTGCTTGACCGCAGCGGGCAGGGCAAAGTCTATAACCTCATCACCAGACGGCGCTTCCTGCAGATGGATGTGTTGGAAGGGCTCAACGTGCTGGTCACCATATCTG GGAAAAAGAATAAGTTGCGTGTCTACTACTTGTCCTGGCTGAGGAACCGAATATTACACAACGACCCTGAGGTAGAAAAGAAGCAGGGTTGGATTACAGTCGGCGAGCTGGAGGGCTGTGTGCATTATAAAGTTG TAAAATATGAGAGGATAAAGTTCCTGGTGATCGCTCTGAAGAACTCAGTGGAAATCTACGCCTGGGCTCCCAAACCCTACCACAAGTTCATGGCCTTCAAG TCATTCACCGAGCTGCAGCACCGTCCCCAGCTTGTTGACCTGACGGTGGAGGAAGGCcagaggttaaaggtcatcTATGGCTCCAGCGTGGGCTTCCATGTCATCGACGTGGACTCGGGCAACCCGTACGACATCTACATCCCCTCACAT ATCCAGAGCCAGGTGACGCCCCACGCCATCGTGGTGCTGCCCAAAACGGATGGAATGGAGATGCTGCTGTGTTACGAGGACGAGGGCGTGTACGTCAACACCTACGGTCGCATCACCAAGGACGTGGTGCTTCAGTGGGGAGAGATGCCTACCTCTGTTG cctaTATCCATTCTAATCAGATCATGGGCTGGGGGGAGAAAGCCATAGAGATCCGCTCCGTGGAGACGGGTCACCTGGATGGAGTCTTTATGCACAAGAGAGCCCAGAGACTCAAGTTCCTCTGTGAGCGGAATGACAAG GTGTTCTTTGCATCGGTGCGTTCGGGAGGCAGCAGCCAAGTCTTCTTCATGACCCTCAACAGAAGCTCCATGATGAACTGGTGA
- the tnika gene encoding TRAF2 and NCK interacting kinase a isoform X18, with protein sequence MASDSPARSLDEIDLSALRDPAGIFELVELVGNGTYGQVYKGRHVKTGQLAAIKVMDVTGDEEEEIKAEINMLKKYSHHRNIATYYGAFIKKNPPGVDDQLWLVMEFCGAGSVTDLIKNTKGNSLKEEWTAYICREILRGLTHLHQHKVIHRDIKGQNVLLTENAEVKLVDFGVSAQLDRTVGRRNTFIGTPYWMAPEVIACDENPEATYDFKSDLWSLGITAIEMAEGAPPLCDMHPMRALFLIPRNPAPRLKSKKWSKKFQSFIESCLVKSHGQRPSTEQLLKHPFIRDLPNERQVRIQLKDHIDRTKKKRGERDETEYEYSGSEEEDEERDMGEPSSIINGPGESTLRRDFLRLQLANKERSEAQRRQQMEQQQNEEHKRLLLVERQKRIEEQKEQRRRLEEQQQRERELRKQHEREQRRRYEEMEQLRREEERRHAEREQEYIRRQLEEEQRQLEILQQQLLQEQALLMEYKRKQIEEQRQAERLQRQLHQERAYLVSLQQQQQQQQQEGRQAEKKPLYHYKDVINPADKPAWAKEMAHLVPVKTHSSSMSGSQSLQEQTGSVLSEGVSVGSPRPEMPRQNSDPTSDTPGPQLRIAGRDERDRERDRDRDRERDRTAWLREEDMPPKVPQRTTSISPALVRKNSPNGGVGLGPRTGSQLIRASNPDLRRSELSLDAMLQRTSSNSSSSSSPSSQGGSAERRGQTKQEGSPPGANQEAKSKQEEGRESARPSRPADLSALAKELRELRVEEGSRPPVKVTDYSSSSDDSDSSDDDGQTVGHDGTVAVSDIPRIMPPVQSSGESYGGLTEDSLGDAYNSSKDGTLVMREAEERRRGGHTESNGFGNHSNHGNLPDLVQQSNSPSATPTSALQELSDMAEFGVGGSKASFTPFVDPRVYQTSPSDNDDENSATAMFENELMRQEQARLNEARKISVVNVNPTNIRPHSDTPEIRKYKKRFNSEILCAALWGVNLLVGTENGLMLLDRSGQGKVYNLITRRRFLQMDVLEGLNVLVTISGKKNKLRVYYLSWLRNRILHNDPEVEKKQGWITVGELEGCVHYKVVKYERIKFLVIALKNSVEIYAWAPKPYHKFMAFKSFTELQHRPQLVDLTVEEGQRLKVIYGSSVGFHVIDVDSGNPYDIYIPSHIQSQVTPHAIVVLPKTDGMEMLLCYEDEGVYVNTYGRITKDVVLQWGEMPTSVAYIHSNQIMGWGEKAIEIRSVETGHLDGVFMHKRAQRLKFLCERNDKVFFASVRSGGSSQVFFMTLNRSSMMNW encoded by the exons gGTCGCCATGTTAAGACCGGGCAGCTGGCAGCCATCAAGGTCATGGATGTCACCGGG gatgaggaagaggagattaAAGCGGAAATCAACATGCTGAAGAAATACAGTCACCATCGGAACATTGCCACCTACTATGGAGCGTTCATCAAGAAGAACCCTCCCGGCGTCGATGACCAGCTTTGG CTGGTCATGGAGTTCTGTGGAGCCGGATCCGTGACGGACCTGATCAAGAACACCAAGGGGAATTCTCTGAAAGAGGAGTGGACCGCTTACATCTGCAGAGAGATTCTCAGG GGTCTGACTCATCTCCACCAGCACAAGGTCATCCACCGAGACATCAAGGGGCAGAACGTCCTGCTGACGGAGAACGCAGAGGTCAAACTGG TGGACTTTGGTGTTTCGGCCCAGCTGGACAGGACGGTAGGTCGGAGAAACACATTTATCGGGACCCCGTATTGGATGGCGCCGGAGGTCATCGCTTGCGACGAGAACCCTGAAGCCACGTACGACTTCAAG AGTGATTTATGGTCCCTGGGAATCACGGCAATCGAGATGGCTGAGGGAGCACCAC CGCTGTGCGACATGCACCCAATGAGAGCCCTCTTCCTCATCCCACGCAACCCTGCGCCCAGACTCAAGTCAAAGAAGTG GTCAAAGAAGTTCCAGTCGTTCATAGAGAGCTGTCTGGTGAAGAGCCACGGCCAGAGACCCAGCACGGAGCAGCTGCTCAAGCACCCGTTCATCAGGGACCTGCCCAACGAGCGGCAGGTCCGCATCCAGCTGAAGGACCACATCGACCGCACCAAGAAGAAGAGGGGCGAGAGGG ATGAGACAGAGTACGAGTACAGTGgcagtgaagaggaggacgaagaaAGAGACATGGGTGAACCCAG ctccatcaTCAACGGCCCCGGGGAGTCCACCCTGAGGCGGGACTTCCTGCGCCTCCAGCTGGCCAACAAGGAGCGCTCGGAGGcgcagcggcggcagcagatggagcagcagcagaacgaGGAGCACAAGCGCTTACTGTTGGTCGAGAGACAGAAACGCATcgaggagcagaaggagcagcggcggcggctggAGGAG cagcagcagcgagaaCGCGAGCTGAGGAAACAGCACGAGCGGGAACAGAGGAGGCGCTACGAGGAAATGGAGCAGCTccgcagagaggaggagaggaggcacgCGGAGAGAGAACAG GAGTATATCCGTAGACAgctggaagaggagcagaggcagTTAGAgattctccagcagcagctacTGCAGGAACAGGCGTTACTCATG GAGTACAAGCGTAAGCAGATAGAGGAGCAGCGGCAGGCGGAGCGGCTCCAGAGGCAGCTCCATCAGGAGCGAGCCTACTtggtgtctctgcagcagcagcagcagcagcagcagcaggagggaagGCAAGCAGAGAAGAAACCGCTCTACCACTACAAAGATGTCATCAATCCTGCAGACAAGCCTGCCTGGGCTAAAGAG ATGGCTCACCTGGTTCCAGTGAAGACCCACTCCAGCTCCATGTCCGGCTCTCAGTCTCTGCAGGAACAGACGGGTTCGGTTCTGAGCGAGGGCGTCAGCGTGGGGTCCCCCAGGCCCGAGATGCCCCGGCAGAACTCGGACCCCACCTCCGACACCCCGGGACCACAGCTGCGCATCGCCGGCAGGGACGAACGCGATCGGGAACGAGACAGAGACCGGGATCGAGAGCGGGACAGGACTGCGTggctgagagaggaggacatgCCGCCAAAG gtccCCCAGAGAACCACTTCCATCTCCCCAGCCCTGGTCAGGAAGAACTCCCCGAACGGAGGAGTGGGTCTGGGCCCTCGCACAGGTTCTCAGCTCATACGGGCCAG TAACCCAGACCTGCGGCGCTCTGAGCTCTCTCTGGACGCCATGCTGCAAAGAACCTCCTCCAACtcgtcgtcttcctcctccccttcatcTCAGGGAGGCTCAGCCGAGAGGAGAG GTCAAACCAAGCAGGAAGGATCCCCTCCAGGAGCCAATCAGGAGGCGAAGTCCAAACAGGAGGAGGGCCGCGAATCAGCCAGACCCAGCAGACCTGCA GACCTGAGTGCATTGGCAAAGGAGCTCAGAGAGCTGAGGGTGGAGGAGGGCAGCAGACCTCCAGTCAAG GTGACGGACTACTCGTCTTCGAGTGATGATTCAGACAGCAGCGATGACGACGGGCAGACAGTGGGGCATGATGGGACAGTGGCTGTTAGCGACATCCCCCGCATCAT gcCACCGGTGCAGAGTAGTGGTGAGTCGTATGGAGGGCTGACAGAGGACTCTCTGGGAGATGCCTATAATAGCTCCAAGGACGGCACTCTAGTGATGAGAGAG gccgaggagaggagacgaggcgGCCACACTGAGAGCAACGGGTTTGGGAATCACAGTAACCATGGTAACCTGCCTGACCTTGTCCAGCAGAGCAACTCTCCGTCAGCCACGCCCACCTCCGCCCTGCAGGAGCTGAGCGACATGGCCGAG tttggtGTGGGCGGGTCCAAAGCCTCTTTTACCCCATTCGTCGATCCTCGTGTCTATCAAACATCCCCAAGCGACAATGACGATGAGAACTCAGCGACAG CCATGTTTGAAAACGAGCTGATGAGGCAGGAGCAGGCTCGACTAAACGAAGCCAGAAAGATCTCCGTGGTCAACGTCAACCCCACAAATATCAGGCCGCACAGCGACACGCCTGAGATCCGCAAATACAAGAAGCGCTTCAACTCTGAGATCCTGTGTGCTGCGCTCTGGG gtgtgaacCTGCTGGTGGGGACAGAGAATGGTCTGATGCTGCTTGACCGCAGCGGGCAGGGCAAAGTCTATAACCTCATCACCAGACGGCGCTTCCTGCAGATGGATGTGTTGGAAGGGCTCAACGTGCTGGTCACCATATCTG GGAAAAAGAATAAGTTGCGTGTCTACTACTTGTCCTGGCTGAGGAACCGAATATTACACAACGACCCTGAGGTAGAAAAGAAGCAGGGTTGGATTACAGTCGGCGAGCTGGAGGGCTGTGTGCATTATAAAGTTG TAAAATATGAGAGGATAAAGTTCCTGGTGATCGCTCTGAAGAACTCAGTGGAAATCTACGCCTGGGCTCCCAAACCCTACCACAAGTTCATGGCCTTCAAG TCATTCACCGAGCTGCAGCACCGTCCCCAGCTTGTTGACCTGACGGTGGAGGAAGGCcagaggttaaaggtcatcTATGGCTCCAGCGTGGGCTTCCATGTCATCGACGTGGACTCGGGCAACCCGTACGACATCTACATCCCCTCACAT ATCCAGAGCCAGGTGACGCCCCACGCCATCGTGGTGCTGCCCAAAACGGATGGAATGGAGATGCTGCTGTGTTACGAGGACGAGGGCGTGTACGTCAACACCTACGGTCGCATCACCAAGGACGTGGTGCTTCAGTGGGGAGAGATGCCTACCTCTGTTG cctaTATCCATTCTAATCAGATCATGGGCTGGGGGGAGAAAGCCATAGAGATCCGCTCCGTGGAGACGGGTCACCTGGATGGAGTCTTTATGCACAAGAGAGCCCAGAGACTCAAGTTCCTCTGTGAGCGGAATGACAAG GTGTTCTTTGCATCGGTGCGTTCGGGAGGCAGCAGCCAAGTCTTCTTCATGACCCTCAACAGAAGCTCCATGATGAACTGGTGA